The Thalassotalea nanhaiensis genome has a window encoding:
- a CDS encoding TonB-dependent receptor, translating to MKLKLNTITRCLGAVSFTVALSYSANAAETTAQIDEGKLEHITVTSTKRTQSINDIPMSIQAISGDQLQAESIEDLGELSGSIPNLMISETLGTTQVSIRGMGAGTDRSLEQSVSMFIDGIYMPRSRQYRAPFLDTERVEVLRGTQAVLFGLNSTAGAISVVSKKNTADDDFNASVSVDHEAEYEETVVSVAAGGGVTDTLGLRLAVQQKTSDGFGQNTYDGSTIGEKDETLIRLTGVWNASEDLTVTAKIENAQYEVDGNLQNTFTTIKDDLGYVIGRGEFNFDENYDASMLDLFDPSATGNTSTLSDTRSSAGLEQESRNVAVEIAYDINDYTLTANIGYSDFDFIHALDLDSNSFNIIPALLGMAPTPNTGGIDNILHEAYEQNSFELRLASPVNDNFSYIVGAYFQSSDLENQNSNIVNLTEVYPVLSAIYLGDPTIIPPGYDWVEASFEQETDAFSVFANATWNITDSSRLIFGARYITEDKEHNRTVNNQFGFDSGNGEMVWTDMPLGGGVAFTATNPVKDDRTSENFMPEVMYQFDFNDDVMMYAKAGTSAKSGGFAASVNITPEQFEYDDEQALGFEFGTKMSLLEGDADLNIALFRTEYDDLQVNTFDPITAASTITNAGESLSQGIEVEARWMLNDWLMLGGSLAYLDAEYTDYKNGSCNQRETLDAIYAGGECNSSDKSDQPMPFSPEYSGKVYADIEAPITDSLVLTAGASVQFSDEFYTESSLDEVGLQESFEKVNARIGIKSVDNIWSVNVLGKNLNDEITLGSYQPFLGTNIATFKPGRTVNVQFTYNFEG from the coding sequence ATGAAACTTAAGTTAAATACAATAACACGTTGTTTAGGGGCTGTGTCATTCACTGTCGCTTTAAGTTATTCGGCTAATGCAGCTGAAACAACTGCACAAATTGATGAGGGTAAGTTAGAACATATTACCGTTACTTCAACAAAACGTACACAATCGATAAATGATATTCCAATGTCTATCCAGGCTATTTCTGGAGACCAATTACAAGCCGAATCTATTGAAGATTTAGGCGAACTTTCTGGCTCTATTCCAAATTTAATGATCTCTGAAACCTTAGGCACTACGCAAGTGTCAATTCGTGGTATGGGAGCAGGTACTGACCGTTCATTAGAGCAATCGGTAAGTATGTTTATCGATGGTATTTATATGCCTCGTTCACGTCAATATCGTGCGCCATTTCTAGATACAGAGCGTGTCGAGGTACTTCGCGGTACTCAAGCTGTGTTGTTTGGTTTGAACTCAACTGCTGGTGCAATTAGTGTTGTATCTAAGAAAAATACTGCAGACGATGACTTTAATGCGAGTGTTTCTGTTGATCATGAAGCCGAGTATGAAGAAACTGTTGTGAGCGTTGCTGCCGGTGGTGGCGTGACCGATACATTAGGTTTACGTTTAGCTGTACAACAAAAAACATCAGATGGCTTTGGTCAAAATACCTATGACGGTTCAACTATTGGTGAAAAAGATGAAACATTGATTCGCCTTACTGGGGTTTGGAATGCAAGCGAAGATTTAACCGTCACGGCTAAAATAGAAAATGCCCAATATGAGGTTGATGGTAACTTACAAAATACCTTCACCACGATTAAAGACGATTTAGGTTATGTAATAGGTCGTGGCGAATTTAATTTTGATGAAAATTATGATGCGTCAATGTTAGATCTTTTTGACCCAAGTGCTACTGGCAATACTTCGACATTGTCTGATACACGTTCATCTGCTGGTTTAGAGCAAGAGTCAAGAAATGTAGCGGTAGAAATTGCTTACGATATTAACGATTACACCTTAACCGCAAATATTGGTTACTCAGATTTTGATTTTATTCATGCGTTAGATCTTGATAGTAATTCATTTAACATCATTCCTGCTTTGCTAGGTATGGCGCCGACACCAAATACTGGTGGTATTGATAATATTTTACATGAAGCTTATGAACAAAACTCGTTCGAGCTACGCTTAGCATCTCCAGTAAATGACAACTTTAGTTATATTGTTGGCGCATATTTTCAATCATCAGATTTAGAAAACCAAAATTCTAACATCGTTAATTTAACCGAAGTCTATCCTGTACTAAGCGCAATATACTTAGGCGACCCTACAATTATTCCTCCTGGATATGACTGGGTAGAAGCGTCCTTTGAACAAGAAACAGATGCTTTCTCTGTATTTGCAAATGCTACATGGAACATTACCGACAGCTCTCGTTTAATTTTTGGTGCTCGCTACATCACCGAAGATAAAGAACATAATCGCACTGTAAATAATCAGTTTGGTTTCGACAGCGGTAATGGTGAAATGGTGTGGACTGATATGCCACTTGGAGGAGGCGTTGCATTCACCGCAACTAATCCTGTAAAAGATGATAGAACATCAGAAAATTTCATGCCAGAAGTTATGTATCAGTTTGATTTTAATGATGACGTCATGATGTATGCCAAAGCTGGTACAAGTGCAAAATCTGGTGGCTTTGCAGCTTCTGTAAATATTACACCTGAACAGTTTGAGTATGATGATGAGCAAGCGTTGGGCTTTGAGTTCGGTACTAAGATGTCATTACTTGAAGGAGACGCAGATTTGAATATTGCACTATTTAGAACGGAGTATGATGACTTACAAGTGAATACCTTTGATCCAATAACTGCGGCATCAACAATAACTAATGCTGGTGAGTCTTTATCGCAAGGTATTGAAGTAGAAGCTCGCTGGATGCTTAATGATTGGTTAATGCTAGGCGGTTCATTAGCTTACCTTGATGCAGAATACACAGATTATAAAAACGGTAGTTGTAATCAACGTGAAACGCTTGATGCAATTTATGCCGGCGGCGAATGTAATTCATCGGATAAATCTGACCAACCTATGCCTTTTTCTCCAGAGTATTCAGGTAAGGTTTATGCTGATATTGAAGCACCAATTACGGACAGCTTAGTTCTGACAGCTGGCGCATCAGTGCAGTTTAGCGATGAATTTTATACTGAATCATCACTCGATGAAGTTGGCTTGCAAGAATCGTTTGAAAAAGTAAATGCAAGAATTGGTATAAAATCAGTAGATAACATTTGGTCTGTTAACGTACTGGGTAAAAACTTAAATGATGAAATTACCTTAGGCAGTTACCAACCATTCTTAGGAACCAATATTGCAACGTTTAAACCAGGACGTACTGTTAATGTTCAATTCACCTATAACTTTGAGGGGTAG
- a CDS encoding FAD-dependent oxidoreductase — MHIVVIGAGVQGITTAYYLNKFGAEVSVIDAASGAAMECSFGNGGGITPSAVDPWNAPGIAKVMLKYLGRKDSPLLFRLKAIPDLTVWGLQFLKYANMIDYLNANRQTGKLANYSVELLEQIRQDTKIDYRHSSNGTLKIFRDQRSLDEHLHLSEIFKEMGNADFKMLDAQATINVEPSLNPIKDKLSGSLLFSGDEAGNSHIFCQQMTNVLKQRGVRFLFNSPVSSITKQATLFNVEMNKNRQSMQADKVVVATGAKASSLFAPLGIKVPVKPAKGYSLSIPMNGWDNKPKHLIADMNLHAGINPLGNTLRVAGTAEFAGFDPEISQDRIDNLIGLVESVFPDFAQNMDRDQLNPWAGFRPMSCDGIAILGKTKVDGLFINTGQGAQGWTTSAACGRLLADTIFKKSTRFDISPFSICRF, encoded by the coding sequence ATGCACATAGTAGTTATTGGCGCAGGGGTGCAAGGAATCACCACTGCTTATTATTTAAATAAATTTGGTGCTGAGGTTAGTGTTATTGATGCCGCTTCAGGGGCTGCTATGGAGTGTAGCTTTGGTAACGGTGGCGGTATTACCCCGTCGGCTGTTGATCCATGGAATGCTCCCGGTATTGCAAAAGTCATGTTGAAATACCTTGGCCGCAAAGATTCTCCATTGTTATTTCGTTTAAAAGCAATACCAGATTTAACTGTTTGGGGATTGCAGTTTTTAAAGTACGCCAATATGATTGACTATTTAAACGCTAATAGACAAACGGGTAAATTGGCTAATTACTCAGTAGAGCTACTTGAGCAAATTCGCCAAGATACAAAAATTGATTATAGGCATTCATCAAATGGTACGTTAAAGATTTTCCGCGACCAGCGTTCACTGGATGAACATTTACACTTATCTGAAATATTCAAAGAAATGGGGAATGCTGATTTTAAAATGCTTGATGCTCAAGCAACAATTAATGTCGAACCTTCATTGAATCCCATTAAAGATAAATTATCTGGTTCGTTACTTTTTAGTGGCGATGAAGCGGGTAATTCACATATTTTTTGTCAGCAAATGACGAACGTATTAAAACAACGAGGTGTTAGGTTTTTATTTAATTCGCCAGTATCAAGTATCACCAAACAGGCAACGTTGTTTAATGTAGAAATGAATAAAAATAGACAAAGCATGCAAGCTGATAAGGTTGTTGTCGCAACCGGGGCAAAAGCCTCAAGCTTATTCGCGCCGTTAGGCATTAAAGTTCCAGTAAAGCCGGCGAAAGGCTATTCTTTGTCTATACCTATGAATGGTTGGGATAACAAACCTAAACATCTCATTGCCGATATGAATTTACACGCGGGTATTAACCCGCTAGGTAATACACTTAGAGTTGCTGGTACAGCCGAGTTTGCTGGTTTTGACCCTGAAATATCGCAAGACCGTATTGATAATTTAATTGGCTTGGTTGAATCTGTTTTTCCCGATTTTGCTCAAAACATGGATCGCGACCAATTAAATCCTTGGGCCGGTTTTAGGCCTATGAGCTGTGATGGTATAGCTATTTTAGGAAAAACAAAAGTCGACGGCTTATTCATTAATACTGGTCAAGGGGCGCAAGGGTGGACAACATCTGCAGCCTGCGGACGTTTATTAGCTGATACTATTTTTAAAAAATCCACACGCTTTGATATATCACCGTTTTCCATTTGTCGGTTTTAA
- a CDS encoding helix-turn-helix transcriptional regulator: MLNKNFTTYHGNIISLFEILKSYNVDVEELANELNIDISKLRSKNIRMQAEQFDQLISLALEKTDDAMFPINFANYVHPTTYHALGMSLLSSSTLRSFWLRLTRFFSLMTTIKTVELHLDAKPSFIKFKPLVVHPSTTLHFHSAVTVAVLIKMIRQMYQPNYSPVKISLVGSVAPETLALYENHFGCEVTADAQSTMIFVDNEELDFNLPAANTDLTRQLDLLVVKYLETIEKNSLATKVEELLIALLPSGEFDREKIAQELHMSPRTFHDKLKKEQTSYQQILDETRQQLADKYLKEMDIPFSELTYLLGFADSSSFSRAFKRWHGVPPSQYEV; this comes from the coding sequence ATGCTAAATAAAAACTTCACTACATATCATGGCAATATTATTTCTCTATTTGAGATATTGAAATCCTATAATGTTGATGTTGAAGAACTTGCAAATGAATTGAATATAGATATTTCAAAGCTACGCAGTAAAAATATCCGCATGCAAGCGGAGCAATTTGATCAGCTTATTTCCTTAGCACTAGAAAAAACTGACGATGCAATGTTTCCTATTAACTTTGCTAATTATGTACACCCTACTACCTATCACGCATTGGGTATGTCGCTATTAAGTAGCAGTACTTTGCGATCGTTTTGGCTCCGTCTTACACGATTCTTTTCGCTAATGACCACAATTAAAACTGTTGAACTGCACCTTGATGCTAAGCCGTCATTCATAAAGTTTAAACCTTTAGTTGTTCATCCTTCGACAACATTACATTTTCACTCAGCCGTTACGGTTGCAGTGTTAATCAAAATGATCAGACAAATGTATCAGCCTAACTATTCACCAGTTAAAATTTCTTTAGTTGGTTCAGTTGCACCTGAGACTCTGGCACTTTATGAAAATCACTTTGGGTGTGAAGTAACTGCCGATGCACAAAGCACAATGATTTTTGTAGATAATGAAGAATTGGACTTTAATTTACCTGCTGCAAATACAGATCTTACCCGCCAGTTAGATTTACTGGTGGTAAAGTATTTAGAAACCATTGAAAAAAACAGTTTAGCCACTAAAGTCGAAGAACTGCTGATCGCCTTATTACCTTCGGGGGAGTTTGATCGTGAAAAAATAGCCCAAGAACTGCACATGAGTCCGAGAACATTTCACGATAAGTTAAAAAAAGAACAGACCTCTTACCAACAAATTTTAGATGAGACTCGCCAGCAACTGGCCGATAAATACCTAAAAGAAATGGATATTCCTTTTAGTGAATTAACTTATTTACTTGGGTTTGCAGATTCCAGCAGTTTCTCTAGAGCGTTTAAGCGCTGGCATGGTGTTCCACCTAGTCAGTATGAGGTTTAA